The DNA window GCTGGGGGGTGTTTCTGGGGGTCCCTGGAGGGGTtctgggtcccccccaccccgtccctgacCCTGGGTCCCCCCACGGCAGGCGGGGGCAGCGGGATTGGCCGTGCAGTCTGTGCCCGGCTGGCCGAGGAGGGGGCGCTGGTGGCCGTGGCTGACCAGAATGAAGTGGGGGCTGCGGAGACAGTGCGGGGGCTGCCACGGGGGGAGCCCGGCCAGGAGCACAAGGCATTCGGGGTGGACGTCAGCTCCGCCCAGAGCGTGGGGGAGCTCATGGCTCGGATCCAGGTAACAGggctggagagaacccaggagtccgggctctcCCCATTGTAACCAGTagattcctctcccctcccagggaatccaggagtcctgactcccaccccaccactctaaccactgggcacCACTGCCCCTCCctgagaacccaggtgtcctgacattcccccccccccccccgctcacaaacacacacatgctctaaccactaggtccCACTGGCctccagaagaacccaggccctctgattccgccccccccccactctaagCACAAGCCCCCACTGGCCTCCGGGAGAACCCAGGCTCCCTGAACCCCTGCTGTCCTCAGGCCCAGTTCTCCGCCCCACCCCGGGTCTGCGTGAGCTGCGCTGGGATCACCATGGACGAGTTCCTGCTCAAGCAGACAGAGGCGGCATTCGACAAGGTGCTCCAAGTCAACCTCAAGGTACAGGGGTCTCCggacgggggcagggcagggcccccCCAGCTAGGATCCCTCCCGGCTAACTtggccccctctccccaggggacCTTCCTGGTCACCCAGGCTGTGGCGCGGGGGCTGGTGGAGAGCGGAGCCCCAGGGGGGTCCATCATCAACATGGGCAGCATCGTGGGCAAGGTGAGAGCTGTGAGCTTCCTCAGAGGATAATAGGGGCTGTCAGCTTCCCTGGAGCAGTGCCATGGGGGGGGGATAGTGGGGGCTGTCAGCTTCCTTGGAGCAGTGCCCTGGGGATGATAATGGGGGTTCTGAACTTctccagagcagtgccctggggGAGAGATAATGGGGGCTGTGAGCTTCCCCGGAGCAGTGTCCTGTACTCACATGTCCCTCTCCCTGACAGGTGGGGAACCTGGGGCAGGTGAGCTACGCAGCGTCCAAGGCTGGTGTGGAGGGGCTGACCAAGACCGCTGCCAAAGAGTTGGCCAGGTGGGGCTGGGCAGTCCAagtgggcaggggggcaggctgCGGGGGGACTGTAGGGCAGGGGGGCAGGCTTGGGGGGGAGGACtgcagggcaggctgcagggtGGGCAGGCCAGGCTGTGGGTACAGGCTGGTGGGTGCAGCTGGGGGGCAGGCTGAGGAGGCCTGGGAAAAGTAGGGCAAATCATGGGCAGGGTGGCAGGCTGTAGGGCAGGGGAATGGTgtgggggtgctgtgctgggATGTTGGGGGCCTGGGGCTTAGGCTGGGATggaggtgttggaggcagctggctgGTGGGGGGAAGCAGGCCAGGGGGAGCTGTGGTAACCAGGCAGGGGGGCTGCCCTCTCCCCCATGGTCCCCCCCAGGTTCGGGATCCGCTGTAATGTGGTGCTTCCCGGGTTCATCACCACCCCCATGACGGACAAGGTCCCTCCCAAAGTGCTGCAGAAGGTAACACCGGAGGCGCTGGGCCCCAtaactcccccgccccctcccttcagaGAATCTGCCCTGTATCATCCTGAGCCCCACAACCCTTCTCTGCCCCATAGTCCCTCTCTACCCCGTTATCCGCATGCCCAGCCCACCTTTCCCTCTGAAGAACCTGCCCTACATTCCCCCgtcaccctgccccccacaacctCCTCTGTCTCATACCTCCCCCagtgccctcctccccactgagccccacaaTCTCTCTGCACCCCTTATTCCTGCCCAGAACCCCCCATTCCACAACCTAGGGGATGGGAGATATTGGGGCTGTGAGCTTCCTCGGAGCAGTGCCCTGGATGGGACTGTCTGGGGCTGTGAGCTTCATCTAAGTGGTGCacggggggtgggaggtgtgCACTATATCCCCTGAAGCACCCAGCCCATAACCccttattcccccctcccccctgcaacacctctccttcccctgcagatCCGTGCCTTGTTCCCTAGTTCCCCCCTTTcccctggggtgcaggggggctccatGCTCAGCAGCcatctctgacccctcccctcccgctgCTCAGTTTGCAGGGATGGTGCCGTTGGGACGACTCGGGGACCCCAAAGGTGAGACCCCTGACTCAGGGTGCCCTGTGCAGGGGGGGCTGGATCTGtcaggtgtggggaggaggggtgttggGCACAGTTCTGGGGGGTGCATGTATAGATTGGGGTACTGGGGGGTCAGGGCTGTGCACACTGATTTGGGGTGTTGTACGGAACGCTCCCCACGAGGTAAGGGGCTGTGGACCCCACACGTGTGGCTCTTACTGACCCCCCCTTCCGCCCCCAGAGGTTGCTGACGTATGCGCTTTCCTGGCCTCAGAGGAGAGTCGTTACATAACAGGGGCCAGTGTGGAGGTGACAGGTATGGGGCGGGGCggcagcagggcgggggaggcctgggagccaggactcctgggttctagcccagctccaggagacCAGGGGTGTGGGGTCtaatgggttagagcagggggggctgggagccaagattcctgggttctatcttggctctaggaggggagtgggggttagtgggttagagctgggggtgctgggagccaggactcctgggtcctatctcggctctgggaggggactagGCGTTTGTGGGGTAGAGACCAACCAGGAGGgatgggaggatggggggaggggaagtgataCAGGGTGCTTGGGAGTAGGGCCATGGGTGGGGGGAAAGCTGGAGGAACAGAGAGacgagggagaggggggaaacagTTGGGGGCTCCCTCCTCCATCGGGGCTCCCTCATTCTCTCTCTGTTGCAGGGGGTCTCTTTCTCTGATGGATCTGCCCCCAGCCTCTGGACACACGCCCACCACTGGGGGACGCAGCGATTGCCAAGTGCCCCCGTGAGCTTCCCCCCGGgaagcccccagccctgcaggatcTGGGGAGCAGACCTGAGTTTGAGGGGTCCGGGGGggcattataaaataaaacactgattGTACCAGGCTGATTCTGTCTCCCATTGTTTTCTTCCCTGATGCTCCCTGGGTTCTATCACCGGCTCTGGGAAAGGagaggggtctagtgggttagagcaggcaGGGGGCgttgggagcctggactcctgggttcaccCCCTGGCTCTATGCACTCCGTtcctctctttgtgcctcagtttctcctctgtaaCCCAGCGACAAATCCCTGGAGGAGGCTGCGTGTGGGGCTGCATTAATGAGTGTTTGCAgccgcggggggtggggggaccctggggctggggaaaaggggagggacTGGGACAGGTGGTGGGCAGGGATTCGTGGCCTGGGGGTAtaagagctgggggaggggaggagtggggatattggggagggggctgtgggattAGAGGACtgtggggaggtggaggcagggagtggggggggctctgggaaggggaggaggggtgggggaagagtggattgggggctgtggggatgaggggcagggagattgcgggctgggtgtggggagaggggatggggtgtggggaggaggggcagggggattagggggctggctgtggggagggaagggggctctGTCCATCCCACACGCTTCCCTCCTGTTTGAAGCCGCCGCCCCCTTGTCCcggcggggcgggcggggggagtcGCTGGGGGGAGATGCCTCCCCATTCACAGCCCCATCTCTCAGGGCAACGGCCGGGGGCGGAGGAGCCGCGCAcaaagggggcagaggggagggagggactctcgtgtgtcagagccaggatggGGGGGGCCCTTTGGGGGTCTGAGCCCTTCTCCCTTCTTCCCCTGTCTGAGCCCTAATCTGGGGGGCTgagcccctcgccctgcccccCGAGTGAGCTGGGGGTCTTTGCCCGTCTGAGGTGGTCTGAGCCCCTCGCCATGCCCCCCAAGTGTGCTGGGATCTGGGGGTCTCTGGCCCTCTGGGGTGGTCtaagccccctccccaccgcccTGGGTGGCTGCCCGGCCGAGGGGCGGCGGGGGACACACACCGTGCCCCATAGGGGAGGGGGCGGACCCATCCCCATTCAGGCAGCTTCCCCCGAGACCATTCAGCCGGCCGGAgggtcccccgccccctccccctgccgccTATTGTGGCCCAGCTGCCCGGCCCCTTCGAGGGGGGGGCTGCGGAGGGGGGGGGTCCGGCCGGAGCCTGCCCCAGCTCACACACCCGGGACGGAGCCGGCGCACAGAGCCCAGGACCGGGgttcggggtggggggatccGTCCGCCCccatggggaatggggggagggagagatggggggcAGCCCCCCTCTTagctgctgtggggaggagggaggaaaccAGCCACCCCCATCTCATTGCGGGGTGGGGGCTCGGCCGGAGCCCCCAGGGGAGAGGGAGCCGGTGGGTAGGGGCTGGGGGATTCAGAGGGGGCGGGATTGGTGCCAGGGGGGATTTGGGGCTGGAGGTCTGGggctgtgcgggggaggggactggactggggctgggagcgggaatggagctgcaggggtttgtggggggatttggggggcaggAATGGGGCTGGGAGCGGGCAGGTTGTGTGGCGGCTGGGACACaggatgggggagatgggggtggtCAGGGTGGGGGGTAGGGATGGGGGGTAGTGAGcggggaagtgggggaaggaataGGGGGCTGGATCGGGAGGGATttgtggggcaggaaggggagcagAAATTAACCCCTTTTCTCCCACCCCATGAGGGGGAATTTAGGAAGGCGACAGGTGGAGTTTGGGGGCCCCCCCAGCACACACTGACCCCAATGTGGGGAACTGGTGTCAACGCCCCCGCCCCTCCACGGCTGGCCTGGGACAGATGGAGAAGCCGGACAGCCGGGGACTTTCCAAAACCTTCCGCTTTGTGTCTGAtggggaaaccccccccccccgcagctcctggggggtgggagtcggggggctgggggaggtctgTCTAGCCATCTCTCCCCACCTGTTTCTAGGCGGGAGTTGCTGGTggcgggggctggaggggctgtcACTTGTGTTAGCTCCTGGGGTAGTGTCAGTCCCCCCCGTGGGGGGGGGTCCCGCGTGTTAACGCGCGTGTCACACACGTGGTAGCCGGGCTGGCTGGGCCAACGCGTGGGGCCTGCGTGCGCTGGGCGTCCCGTGTGTGTGAGTGGCTACGCAGTCCGGCTGCCAGCACGCGTGTCCGTGGGTCTGGGGTGGTGTGAGGACTGGTGGGGGTCCCTGTGTGTCTGGGTGTGGGCTCGCGTGTTCGTTAGCATGCCGGATTTTGGGTGTCCTCTGCGTTATCGGGGGGCTGCAAGGTGTCCCCTGTGGTCAAGCGTGTGTACACGCCTGTGTCATTGTGTGGGAGTCACACCCTGAGAGCTTTGCCGTGTCCGTGTCCATGCGTGTAGCGTGAGGGTTGTGACGTGCACTGCTCCCTAGTGGGTAGGATTTACAGCGTCTGTGTGTTGGCATGTTGCTGGAGGTCTGTTAGTGTGCGTCAGGCATGTGGGATGGAGGGGTTCTGCATGTCAGTGTGTAGCTTGTAAGGTGTCCTAGGTGCTAGCATGTGACATGCATTATCCGGGGGAACCCCCCTGGGACCTCTCAGCCCTCGGTGGGCGGAGAACTGAATCCCTGGGGACCACCCTGTCCTGGGACCATCCCGAGGGACTACTCCGGGCTGGGCTGTCTCAGACACTCCCCCCTCAGTCCACGTCCTGCGTCTGGGTGCCAGGGGTCGGGGTCTACAGGGTGAGTTCCCTTCTTTCGTTAATtgcctgagtgtgtgtgtgtgtgtgttaggaggTAATGGGTGAGTTCCTGAGGTCACACACATGTGAATTCCTGGGATTATCCACGTGTGCTCACAAGATATCTGGGTCCATATGTGGGACCCAGGTCACAAGGGTCGCTGAGTTCAGGAGGCCATGTGTTCGCCGTGTGTGCATGCACGTGTAATTTACTTCCTTGTAATTTCATGTGTGTGGaggatcatgtatgtgggatCACATGTACTGACATCACAGCTCACACTTGGGTGAAGCCACGTGTAGATCATGTGTGACGCAGACGCCATGTTTAATGGTGAGCTCATGTGTGTTTATAAGAACATATTTATTCTGATCAGACAACGTTGGATCACATTTATTTGTGAGTTCATGCATGTCTGCATTCGAGTTCTTGTGAAGACACATTGACGCTTGTGCAATTCCGTGTGCACTCATGTCAGACCCTGTGCTGCTCGTGAATTCGGGTGTGCTGGAGGTCATGTGGCTTTGCATGGGAGCTCACAGTTGTGCCAGAAGATGTATGTGAGTTTGTGCGTGTTAATTAGCCTTTTCATATGTCTGTGAGCTCAGCTGTGTTCAGTTTACATCACATACATATGTGAACTCACATGCATGAGCTCACATGTTTGAAGAGCTCCTACATGTAAGAGCATGTTTGAGTTCATGTGTGTTTGTGCTTATGTATGCATAGTCATGTGGGTGCTGAGCTCACATGTATTTACATCATGGTTCACGGTTATTTTTTACTTCATGTCTGTGCCACACAAGGtcacatgtttgtttttttttgttcatgGATGTATCAGAGGGCACGTATGTGAGTTAACAAATGTTTGCATCAG is part of the Eretmochelys imbricata isolate rEreImb1 chromosome 14, rEreImb1.hap1, whole genome shotgun sequence genome and encodes:
- the HSD17B8 gene encoding (3R)-3-hydroxyacyl-CoA dehydrogenase isoform X2; this encodes MAAPLRLRSTLALVTGGGSGIGRAVCARLAEEGALVAVADQNEVGAAETVRGLPRGEPGQEHKAFGVDVSSAQSVGELMARIQAQFSAPPRVCVSCAGITMDEFLLKQTEAAFDKVLQVNLKGTFLVTQAVARGLVESGAPGGSIINMGSIVGKVGNLGQVSYAASKAGVEGLTKTAAKELARFGIRCNVVLPGFITTPMTDKVPPKVLQKRLLTYALSWPQRRVVT
- the HSD17B8 gene encoding (3R)-3-hydroxyacyl-CoA dehydrogenase isoform X1, coding for MAAPLRLRSTLALVTGGGSGIGRAVCARLAEEGALVAVADQNEVGAAETVRGLPRGEPGQEHKAFGVDVSSAQSVGELMARIQAQFSAPPRVCVSCAGITMDEFLLKQTEAAFDKVLQVNLKGTFLVTQAVARGLVESGAPGGSIINMGSIVGKVGNLGQVSYAASKAGVEGLTKTAAKELARFGIRCNVVLPGFITTPMTDKVPPKVLQKFAGMVPLGRLGDPKEVADVCAFLASEESRYITGASVEVTGGLFL
- the HSD17B8 gene encoding (3R)-3-hydroxyacyl-CoA dehydrogenase isoform X3, which gives rise to MAAPLRLRSTLALVTGGGSGIGRAVCARLAEEGALVAVADQNEVGAAETVRGLPRGEPGQEHKAFGVDVSSAQSVGELMARIQAQFSAPPRVCVSCAGITMDEFLLKQTEAAFDKVLQVNLKVGNLGQVSYAASKAGVEGLTKTAAKELARFGIRCNVVLPGFITTPMTDKVPPKVLQKFAGMVPLGRLGDPKEVADVCAFLASEESRYITGASVEVTGGLFL